One part of the Mya arenaria isolate MELC-2E11 chromosome 3, ASM2691426v1 genome encodes these proteins:
- the LOC128226741 gene encoding cholinesterase 1-like isoform X2: MMRWICSVLVTLVATCCMSRAARVTTLNGDVEGFTANVDGEDVDIYLGIPFAMPPIGDLRFRAPLPVQNWTGVFEAKTQPNSCMQLPDGLIPGFLGVEMWNANTPVSEDCLYLNLFVPRTNSINPSPTLFWIYGGSYVYGSATLDIYDGRYLAAKESVIVATVQYRMGVQGFLYTGTDDAPGNMGILDQQIALMWLHDNIDGFGGDGSNITLFGESAGAASVSHHLFAPSSWPYFNNAIMLSSTSLSDWSVRPKKEMLSKTKELARLVHCDDADMSDLVKCLRNVSADELENMQWSSSLNNSYVGTFLPTVDGVFLPEAPQSAMNSGRMKTADIMLGVAKDEGEFFLLYFFQDVFPTSKIDNPDPLNRSQFLDTMCKIANCENEMERDAILYIYELSTIPSTRGSYRDILDDILGDIFFKCPVKALADGYVAHNKGNVYTYSFEYRHSANPWPAWMGTLHGYEIELMFGQPFGYGGPFTYNETDRSVSRQAMKYISEFANSGSLAGFSSEWPEYTSQSEEHIVFTGDGDTVVTKGFKTKECSFWKYLMPKLKEMVEKNHKDPLQDIFNDHKE, from the exons ATGATGAGATGGATCTGCAGTGTTTTGGTCACCTTGGTAGCCACGTGCTGTATGTCTCGAGCCGCACGTGTGACGACGTTGAATGGTGACGTAGAAGGATTTACTGCCAATGTCGACGGTGAAGATGTGGATATATATCTTGGAATTCCTTTCGCTATGCCACCGATTGGTGACCTCCGATTTAG AGCTCCGTTGCCAGTGCAGAATTGGACTGGTGTATTTGAGGCCAAGACTCAGCCTAACTCTTGCATGCAACTACCCGATGGACTTATACCAGGTTTTCTTGGCGTAGAAATGTGGAATGCAAACACTCCAGTGAGCGAGGACTGCCTGTACCTCAACCTATTTGTTCCTCGAACAAACAGTATCAACCCTAGCCCGACTCTGTTTTGGATTTACGGAGGGTCGTACGTATACGGGAGCGCTACTCTCGATATTTACGATGGACGGTATCTTGCAGCAAAGGAATCTGTTATTGTAGCAACCGTTCAGTACCGGATGGGCGTTCAGGGATTTCTGTACACCGGAACAGACGACGCGCCTGGAAATATGGGCATTTTAGATCAGCAAATTGCTTTAATGTGGCTACATGACAATATTGATGGGTTTGGAGGTGACGGTAGCAACATAACATTGTTTGGTGAGAGTGCGGGCGCAGCTAGTGTAAGCCATCACCTGTTTGCCCCGTCGTCGTGGCCTTATTTCAACAACGCGATTATGCTCAGCTCTACGTCACTGAGCGACTGGTCAGTGCGACCGAAAAAGGAAATgctttcaaaaacaaaagagTTGGCAAGATTGGTTCATTGTGATGACGCTGATATGAGTGATCTTGTTAAGTGCCTTCGAAATGTCAGCGCGGACGAGCTTGAGAATATGCAGTGGTCCTCTAGCTTAAATAACTCTTATGTAGGTACATTTCTACCAACGGTCGATGGTGTTTTTCTACCCGAAGCTCCACAATCAGCAATGAACTCAGGGAGAATGAAAACAGCTGATATTATGCTTGGGGTCGCTAAAGATGAGGGAGAATTCTTTTTGCTCTATTTTTTCCAAGACGTGTTCCCGACATCAAAGATCGACAACCCGGATCCGCTGAATCGCTCTCAATTTCTGGATACAATGTGCAAAATAGCCAACTGCGAGAATGAGATGGAGAGGGATGCTATATTGTACATCTATGAGCTGTCTACCATTCCGTCCACGCGTGGCAGCTACAGGGATATTCTTGACGATATAC TTGGTGACATCTTCTTCAAGTGCCCAGTGAAGGCACTCGCCGATGGTTACGTGGCTCACAATAAAGGAAACGTTTACACGTACTCGTTTGAATACCGTCACAGTGCAAACCCTTGGCCTGCTTGGATGGGGACACTGCATGGATATGAGATTGAACTGATGTTCGGGCAACCTTTCGGTTACGGTGGACCTTTCACTTACAACGAAACTGATAGGAGCGTTAGCCGTCAGGCTATGAAATACATTTCGGAATTTGCAAATAGCGG GAGTTTAGCCGGATTCAGCTCTGAATGGCCAGAATACACCTCACAATCCGAGGAGCACATCGTTTTTACTGGAGATGGTGACACAGTCGTGACGAAAGGCTTCAAAACGAAGGAATGCTCATTCTGGAAGTACCTCATGCCGAAACTCAAGGAGATGGTCGAAAAAAATCACA
- the LOC128226741 gene encoding cholinesterase 1-like isoform X1: MMRWICSVLVTLVATCCMSRAARVTTLNGDVEGFTANVDGEDVDIYLGIPFAMPPIGDLRFRAPLPVQNWTGVFEAKTQPNSCMQLPDGLIPGFLGVEMWNANTPVSEDCLYLNLFVPRTNSINPSPTLFWIYGGSYVYGSATLDIYDGRYLAAKESVIVATVQYRMGVQGFLYTGTDDAPGNMGILDQQIALMWLHDNIDGFGGDGSNITLFGESAGAASVSHHLFAPSSWPYFNNAIMLSSTSLSDWSVRPKKEMLSKTKELARLVHCDDADMSDLVKCLRNVSADELENMQWSSSLNNSYVGTFLPTVDGVFLPEAPQSAMNSGRMKTADIMLGVAKDEGEFFLLYFFQDVFPTSKIDNPDPLNRSQFLDTMCKIANCENEMERDAILYIYELSTIPSTRGSYRDILDDILGDIFFKCPVKALADGYVAHNKGNVYTYSFEYRHSANPWPAWMGTLHGYEIELMFGQPFGYGGPFTYNETDRSVSRQAMKYISEFANSGSLAGFSSEWPEYTSQSEEHIVFTGDGDTVVTKGFKTKECSFWKYLMPKLKEMVEKNHSTPSTTNTASSCNRQFFITYITSFILLLCFSLKNH, translated from the exons ATGATGAGATGGATCTGCAGTGTTTTGGTCACCTTGGTAGCCACGTGCTGTATGTCTCGAGCCGCACGTGTGACGACGTTGAATGGTGACGTAGAAGGATTTACTGCCAATGTCGACGGTGAAGATGTGGATATATATCTTGGAATTCCTTTCGCTATGCCACCGATTGGTGACCTCCGATTTAG AGCTCCGTTGCCAGTGCAGAATTGGACTGGTGTATTTGAGGCCAAGACTCAGCCTAACTCTTGCATGCAACTACCCGATGGACTTATACCAGGTTTTCTTGGCGTAGAAATGTGGAATGCAAACACTCCAGTGAGCGAGGACTGCCTGTACCTCAACCTATTTGTTCCTCGAACAAACAGTATCAACCCTAGCCCGACTCTGTTTTGGATTTACGGAGGGTCGTACGTATACGGGAGCGCTACTCTCGATATTTACGATGGACGGTATCTTGCAGCAAAGGAATCTGTTATTGTAGCAACCGTTCAGTACCGGATGGGCGTTCAGGGATTTCTGTACACCGGAACAGACGACGCGCCTGGAAATATGGGCATTTTAGATCAGCAAATTGCTTTAATGTGGCTACATGACAATATTGATGGGTTTGGAGGTGACGGTAGCAACATAACATTGTTTGGTGAGAGTGCGGGCGCAGCTAGTGTAAGCCATCACCTGTTTGCCCCGTCGTCGTGGCCTTATTTCAACAACGCGATTATGCTCAGCTCTACGTCACTGAGCGACTGGTCAGTGCGACCGAAAAAGGAAATgctttcaaaaacaaaagagTTGGCAAGATTGGTTCATTGTGATGACGCTGATATGAGTGATCTTGTTAAGTGCCTTCGAAATGTCAGCGCGGACGAGCTTGAGAATATGCAGTGGTCCTCTAGCTTAAATAACTCTTATGTAGGTACATTTCTACCAACGGTCGATGGTGTTTTTCTACCCGAAGCTCCACAATCAGCAATGAACTCAGGGAGAATGAAAACAGCTGATATTATGCTTGGGGTCGCTAAAGATGAGGGAGAATTCTTTTTGCTCTATTTTTTCCAAGACGTGTTCCCGACATCAAAGATCGACAACCCGGATCCGCTGAATCGCTCTCAATTTCTGGATACAATGTGCAAAATAGCCAACTGCGAGAATGAGATGGAGAGGGATGCTATATTGTACATCTATGAGCTGTCTACCATTCCGTCCACGCGTGGCAGCTACAGGGATATTCTTGACGATATAC TTGGTGACATCTTCTTCAAGTGCCCAGTGAAGGCACTCGCCGATGGTTACGTGGCTCACAATAAAGGAAACGTTTACACGTACTCGTTTGAATACCGTCACAGTGCAAACCCTTGGCCTGCTTGGATGGGGACACTGCATGGATATGAGATTGAACTGATGTTCGGGCAACCTTTCGGTTACGGTGGACCTTTCACTTACAACGAAACTGATAGGAGCGTTAGCCGTCAGGCTATGAAATACATTTCGGAATTTGCAAATAGCGG GAGTTTAGCCGGATTCAGCTCTGAATGGCCAGAATACACCTCACAATCCGAGGAGCACATCGTTTTTACTGGAGATGGTGACACAGTCGTGACGAAAGGCTTCAAAACGAAGGAATGCTCATTCTGGAAGTACCTCATGCCGAAACTCAAGGAGATGGTCGAAAAAAATCACA